The sequence GTCGCCGGTTCAAATCCGGCTGCCCCGACCACCACCACAGGCGGTCTTCGCACATCGCGGAGATCGCCTGTTTGCTTTTGTATTCCCCCCACCTGGCCCCAGCGCACCAATGGCGTCCATTGATCGCGGTGATCTCATCACCCTCGACATCGAAAAGTTCGCCGACAAGGGCAAGTCGCTGGCACGCCGTGATGGCTACGTGGTGTTCGTGGAAGATGCCGTGCCCGGCGACCGCGTAAAAGCATACGTCTACCGCGCCAAAAAGAATTACGCCGAGGCAACCATCGATACGGTCATTGCCCCTAGCGACCTGCGCACCACCCCGCGCTGCCGCTATGCCGACACCTGCGGCGGCTGCCAGTGGCAACACGTGGACTACGCCGCGCAGTGCGAGGCCAAACAACAGAGCGTGGCGGAGGCGTTTCAGTACCAGTCGGATTTTGACGCGGTGGACGTGCGCCCCATCATTGGGGCCGACACCACCTTCCGCTACCGCAACCGCATGGATTTCGACTTCAGCGCCGATCGGTGGCTGACGCGCGACGAAATTGATTCGGGCCAGGACTTCGATACCGATTTTGCATTGGGGCTGCACGTGCCGGGCAATTTCCGCAAGGTGATTGACCTGCAGGAGTGCCATTTGCCAAACGAAGTGACCGAGCGCCTGCTGAATGGCATCCGTGAGGTGGTGAAGGCACGCGGGTGGTCGGTGCGCGATCATGGCGCCAACACCGGATTTTTGCGCCAGCTCATCGTTCGCACCGGCACGCACACCGGCGACGTGATGGTGCATCTGGTAACGGCGGGCGGGGCGCCGGAGCGCATCGCGACGTTGGGCGATATCCTGCAGGACAAATTTCCCGAGGTCACTACGTTCGTGCATACGGTGCACGCGGGCCGCGGCCCAACGCCCCCGCACACGGCCGACGTGGTGTTTGGGCCGGGCGTCATTCGCGAACGGATTGGAGGCCTGGACTGCCGGATTAGCCCGCACGCGTTTTTCCAGCCCAACACGCGCCAGGCCGAGCGGCTCTACGACGTCGTGCGAGAGGCGGCCGCCCTGCAGTCCACCGACGTGCT comes from Salisaeta longa DSM 21114 and encodes:
- the rlmD gene encoding 23S rRNA (uracil(1939)-C(5))-methyltransferase RlmD gives rise to the protein MASIDRGDLITLDIEKFADKGKSLARRDGYVVFVEDAVPGDRVKAYVYRAKKNYAEATIDTVIAPSDLRTTPRCRYADTCGGCQWQHVDYAAQCEAKQQSVAEAFQYQSDFDAVDVRPIIGADTTFRYRNRMDFDFSADRWLTRDEIDSGQDFDTDFALGLHVPGNFRKVIDLQECHLPNEVTERLLNGIREVVKARGWSVRDHGANTGFLRQLIVRTGTHTGDVMVHLVTAGGAPERIATLGDILQDKFPEVTTFVHTVHAGRGPTPPHTADVVFGPGVIRERIGGLDCRISPHAFFQPNTRQAERLYDVVREAAALQSTDVLYDLYCGAGTIGLSMADAVEQVVGIERNTPAVEDARANAAANAIANATFVAGDARDHVTDALVDAQGAPDVLVVDPPRPGLHNDVTARIAALAPERFVYVSCNPQTQVRDLDRLHDAYAIEWVQPVDMFPHTVHIETVAALRRR